A part of Oryctolagus cuniculus chromosome 17 unlocalized genomic scaffold, mOryCun1.1 SUPER_17_unloc_1, whole genome shotgun sequence genomic DNA contains:
- the LOC138847822 gene encoding leucine-rich repeat-containing protein 37A2-like isoform X3 — protein sequence MACCLCQFKHTIEVVCHTIKLHCDNECLPNTTHCLEEASIGNPKGAFMKILQARKNNTSKQLTIEPENPVSERNSVDFPSHMSEQRDFNDESDVISALNYILPYFSEENLQNVESTLLPFITLLFSNVQDRDKSLSYVKTHIRRPSHPYRNKLRKLYFLQNLLDEEIQEKIDEVKKEEKAMLMQPILLGHQFNPQILQKKSETAPSQENSLATMPSVGYRLQRVKKVIKGPKGLRKRHLQEMRKSLGRRQGTWPFVESIGGRRLGRAGSRELKELQVAQRPRQVAGNSLHTEPLLTKEREAAAPSFLKKHILGRPSTSPAKSLSKINNKGKDLTYTIFVLEDANARAKNKAAGKPISHSRQNYRFHKTRSHLVLQTPKAKLSWKFRRKNSLNRQMAGKRPPFPALRSLINSPSGEAFSSPGGLHSQGSPPLREPSIEDTREENHSRGRVFEENILPENTTAHEETLPGDKMHTDPSATDSAGTEFDLMPTVDQTKETQWEYPSEGTEAPTMPVGFTYPVMLSQGEQFEIQLNQQLQSLIPNTDVRRLISHVIRTLKMDCSEAQVQLPCAKLISKTGILMKLLSEQQEEKIAKEEWDAEQWRTETYINESTEAPSGQKEQESSKLAKGAQEHGYHNKLIVAISVTAVVTMLVIIFCLIEVRMTRSGCQSASFLCNRLGIHRLYIKATFHVP from the exons ttgaagaagcatctatagggaacccaaagggggcattcatgaagatactgcaagcccggaagaacaacaccagcaagcagctgactattgagccagagaacccagtatcagagagaaacagCGTGGACTTCCCAAGCCAcatgagtgaacagcgggacTTCAATGATGAAAGCGACGTTATTAGTGCACTGAATTAcatattgccttatttctcagaggaaaatctacaaaatgtagaatcaacattattaccattcattacactacttttttcaaatgtgcaagatagagataagtccctgagctacgtgaaaacccacataagaaggccctctcatccttacagaaataagttgagaaagctctattttctacagaatttgttagatgaagaaattcaagaaaaaattgatgaggttaagaaggaagaaaaggccatgcttatgcagcctatcctgttaggtcatcaatttaaccctcaaatcctccaaaagaaatcagaaactgccccgtcacaggagaacagcctggcaaccatgccaagtgtggggtacaggctgcagagagtgaaaaaagtcatcaaggggccaaagggcttacggaaaaggcacctccaggagatgaggaagagcctcgggaggagacagggcacctggccctttgtggagagcattgggggaagaaggcttgggagagcaggctccagggagctgaaggagcttcaagtggctcagaggcccaggcaggtggccggaaactccttgcacacggagcccttgctcacaaaggaacgtgaggctgcagccccctctttcctgaagaaacacatcctgggcaggccttctacctcccctgcaaaatctctctctaagatcaacaacaaaggaaaagacttaacctacaccatttttgtcttagaagatgccaatgctagagccaaaaataaggcggcagggaaaccaatctCGCATTCCAGACAGAATTACCGCTTTCACAAAACtcgctctcacctggtcctccaaacccccaaggccaaactgagttggaagttcagaaggaaaaattccctcaacaggcagatggctgggaagaggcctccgttccctgcactgcggagtctcataaactccccctccggagaggctttctcatcccctggaggcctgcattctcaggggagtcctcctctgagagaaccttctatagaagacactagggaggaaaaccattccAGAGGGCGTGtttttgaagaaaacattttgccagaaaacaccactgcacatgaagaaacgctccctggcgacaaaatgcacacagatccttcagctacagattctgctgggaccgagttcgacctaatgccgactgtggaccaaaccaaggaaacacagtgggaataccccagcgagggcactgaagcccccaccaTGCCCGTaggcttcacctaccccgtgatgctgtcccagggagaacagtttgaaattcagctgaatcagcagctacagtccctcatccccaacactGACGTGAGAAGgctcatttctcacgtcatccgcactctgaaaatggactgctctgaggcccaggtgcaactgccctgtgccaagctcatctccaaaacaggcatcctgatgaagctcctcagtgagcagcaggaagaaaagatagccaaggaagaatgggacgcagagcagtggaggaccgagacctatatcaatgagagtacagaagccccgagtggacagaaagagcaggagtcgagtaag CTCGCAAAAGGAGCTCAAGAACACGGCTATCACAACAAGCTCATCGTGGCAATATCTGTGACGGCAGTGGTCACGATGCTGGTTATCATCTTCTGTCTCATTGAGGTAAGGATGACTCGTTCAGGTTGCCAGAGTGCATCCTTCCTTTGTAATAGACTCGGAATCCACAGACTGTACATCAAAGCCACTTTCCACGTACCATGA